The following are encoded together in the Nocardia sp. XZ_19_385 genome:
- a CDS encoding helix-turn-helix transcriptional regulator, producing MTAVRLLVLGAVRRRGRTHGYQVRADLESWGAHEWARATSGSVYHALKSLTKDELLRAHDTSPSEAGGPPRMEYEVTTAGEQAYLQLLRSALARRDPRLDLLAAAVGFIDDLPRADAVALLRDRARELGEWRASITTHLPPDTDLDTWGPVGEVLGLWLDTADSRAAWTMRLIGRLEGGAFKMADD from the coding sequence GTGACGGCGGTTCGACTGCTCGTGCTCGGCGCGGTCCGGCGTCGTGGCCGCACCCACGGCTACCAGGTGCGCGCCGACCTGGAATCCTGGGGCGCGCACGAATGGGCAAGGGCCACTTCGGGTTCGGTGTACCACGCGCTGAAGTCCCTGACCAAGGACGAACTACTGCGTGCGCACGACACCAGCCCGAGCGAAGCAGGCGGACCGCCGCGCATGGAATACGAGGTGACCACCGCGGGCGAGCAGGCCTACCTCCAGCTGCTGCGTTCCGCGCTGGCCCGCCGCGACCCCCGCCTCGACCTGCTCGCGGCGGCCGTCGGCTTCATCGACGACCTGCCCCGCGCCGATGCTGTTGCGCTGCTGCGGGATCGGGCCCGCGAGTTGGGTGAATGGCGCGCCAGCATCACCACCCATCTGCCCCCGGACACCGATCTCGACACCTGGGGCCCAGTCGGCGAAGTCCTCGGCCTGTGGCTCGACACCGCCGACAGCCGCGCCGCCTGGACCATGCGCCTGATCGGCAGGCTTGAGGGCGGCGCGTTCAAGATGGCCGACGACTAG
- a CDS encoding TIGR00730 family Rossman fold protein: protein MRGPIMFRRDRKPGLRTADQNLLDDHGPSDWVHTDPWRVLRIQSEFVEGFGALAEVPPAVSVFGSARTPVDTPEYQAGMAIGAALARAGFAVITGGGPGAMEAVNRGASEAGGYSIGLGIELPFEQSLNEWVDLGINFRYFFARKTMFVKYSQAFVCLPGGFGTLDELFEALTLVQTRKITRFPIILFGTKYWSGLMDWLRDSLAASGKIALGDLDLLHVTDSVEEVVAFITSNAAAGGAADAIGTEDSW from the coding sequence ATGCGAGGACCGATCATGTTCCGGCGGGATCGGAAACCGGGGCTGCGGACCGCGGACCAGAACCTACTCGACGATCACGGTCCCAGCGACTGGGTGCACACCGATCCGTGGCGGGTGCTGCGGATCCAGTCCGAGTTCGTGGAGGGCTTCGGCGCGCTGGCCGAGGTGCCGCCGGCGGTCTCGGTCTTCGGTTCCGCCCGCACACCCGTCGACACTCCCGAATATCAGGCGGGCATGGCGATCGGCGCCGCGCTGGCCAGAGCCGGGTTCGCGGTGATCACCGGTGGCGGACCGGGCGCGATGGAGGCGGTGAACCGCGGCGCCTCCGAGGCCGGCGGGTATTCGATCGGCCTCGGTATCGAGTTGCCGTTCGAGCAGAGCCTCAACGAGTGGGTCGACCTCGGCATCAACTTCCGCTACTTCTTCGCGCGCAAGACCATGTTCGTGAAGTACTCGCAGGCCTTCGTCTGTCTCCCCGGCGGTTTCGGCACTCTCGACGAATTGTTCGAGGCGCTCACCCTGGTGCAGACACGCAAGATCACCCGGTTCCCGATCATCCTGTTCGGCACCAAATACTGGTCCGGCCTGATGGATTGGCTGCGGGATTCGCTGGCCGCCTCGGGCAAGATCGCCCTTGGCGACCTGGACCTGCTGCATGTCACCGACAGCGTCGAAGAAGTGGTGGCGTTCATTACCAGCAATGCCGCGGCGGGTGGCGCCGCCGATGCGATCGGTACGGAGGATTCGTGGTGA
- a CDS encoding glyoxalase/bleomycin resistance/extradiol dioxygenase family protein, with the protein MSSVTPYVMVDDATVFRAFLEQVFEAEVTDVVPLPTDPKRMIHAQAHIGDSSLFFADSGPDGGRCLSSPTEPVHVQLWSQVPDPEGAYERAITAGARPAAPVTVQADGSRMGGFVDPFGTLWWVTAPA; encoded by the coding sequence ATGTCCTCTGTAACCCCGTACGTGATGGTCGACGACGCCACTGTCTTCCGTGCGTTCCTCGAGCAGGTCTTCGAGGCCGAGGTGACCGACGTGGTGCCGCTACCCACGGACCCGAAGCGAATGATCCACGCGCAAGCCCACATCGGCGACAGCTCGCTGTTCTTCGCCGATTCCGGCCCGGACGGTGGTCGCTGCCTGAGCTCACCCACCGAGCCGGTGCATGTCCAGCTGTGGAGTCAGGTACCCGATCCCGAAGGCGCCTACGAGCGGGCGATCACCGCCGGTGCGCGCCCGGCCGCGCCGGTCACCGTCCAGGCGGACGGCAGCCGGATGGGCGGCTTCGTCGACCCGTTCGGCACACTGTGGTGGGTCACCGCACCGGCCTGA
- a CDS encoding oxygenase MpaB family protein, translating into MTSPLRAAHNSAPPSDSPGADFDIARYLDGATAFFGAAANVIMQLAEPPVGYGVVESTVDSGKVTLHPIKRLRTTVTYLSVAMLGDDEERAAYRDAVNRSHRAVRSTAASPVKYNAFDPKLQLWVAACLYWGARDMYERLHGPMDEQAADAYYYFAARLGTTLQMRPEMWPADRAAFDAYWAENLARTRIDPPVRAYFDDLIDLKMLPLPARLPFAKFHRWVVAGMLPPHLREQMDMRWSAFDDQLLAALLQTLGAVSGRMPKAVRMFPVNAYMADFRLRRRLGLRLV; encoded by the coding sequence ATGACCAGTCCGCTTCGCGCAGCGCACAATTCGGCGCCGCCCAGCGATTCCCCCGGCGCGGATTTCGATATCGCGCGGTATCTCGATGGCGCCACCGCCTTCTTCGGGGCCGCGGCGAATGTAATCATGCAGCTCGCGGAGCCACCGGTCGGGTACGGCGTAGTCGAGAGCACCGTGGACAGCGGAAAAGTCACGTTGCATCCGATCAAGCGGTTGCGGACCACGGTGACCTACCTGTCGGTGGCCATGCTCGGCGACGACGAGGAGCGCGCGGCCTATCGCGACGCGGTGAATCGCTCACATCGGGCGGTCCGCTCGACCGCGGCAAGTCCGGTGAAATACAACGCCTTCGACCCGAAGCTCCAGCTCTGGGTGGCCGCCTGCCTGTATTGGGGCGCCCGCGATATGTACGAGCGGCTGCACGGCCCGATGGACGAGCAGGCCGCTGACGCCTACTACTATTTCGCCGCCCGCCTCGGCACCACCTTACAGATGCGTCCCGAAATGTGGCCCGCCGACCGCGCCGCGTTCGACGCGTATTGGGCCGAGAATCTGGCGCGCACCCGGATCGATCCGCCGGTCCGCGCCTATTTCGACGACCTGATCGATCTGAAGATGCTGCCCCTGCCCGCCCGGCTCCCGTTCGCGAAGTTCCATCGCTGGGTGGTCGCCGGAATGTTGCCGCCGCACCTGCGCGAGCAGATGGACATGCGCTGGAGCGCCTTCGACGACCAGCTGCTCGCCGCTCTGCTGCAGACCCTCGGCGCCGTGTCGGGCCGAATGCCGAAGGCGGTCAGAATGTTTCCGGTCAACGCCTATATGGCCGACTTCCGATTGCGCCGGCGCCTGGGGTTGCGGCTCGTCTAG
- the folP gene encoding dihydropteroate synthase → MFSPAAMPLPTLCGRPVPADRALVMAIVNRTPDSFYDRGATFSDAAAMDAVARAVDEGADLVDIGGVKAGPGNRVDAAEEARRVVPFVAAIRGKYPQLLISIDTWRAEVARAAVDAGADLINDTWAGADPDLVRVAAETGTGIVCSHTGGAVPRTRPHRVRYDDVVAEVTRTVVDAAEQALAAGVRRDAILIDPTHDFGKNTYHGLELLRAVDVLVNTGWPVLMALSNKDFIGETLGVGLSERLEGTLAATAWSAAAGARVFRVHEVAATRRVVDMIAAIQGIRPPARTSRGLA, encoded by the coding sequence ATGTTCAGCCCCGCCGCAATGCCGCTTCCTACGCTCTGCGGCAGACCGGTACCGGCGGATCGGGCGCTGGTGATGGCGATCGTGAATCGCACCCCCGATTCCTTCTACGACCGAGGCGCCACCTTCAGTGACGCGGCCGCGATGGACGCGGTCGCGCGCGCGGTGGACGAAGGCGCCGATCTGGTCGATATCGGCGGGGTGAAGGCGGGCCCGGGCAACCGGGTGGACGCGGCCGAAGAAGCCCGCCGCGTCGTGCCGTTCGTCGCGGCGATCCGAGGCAAATACCCGCAGCTATTGATCAGCATCGATACCTGGCGGGCCGAGGTGGCGCGTGCGGCGGTCGACGCGGGCGCGGACCTGATCAACGACACCTGGGCCGGCGCGGACCCCGATCTGGTGCGGGTAGCAGCGGAAACGGGGACGGGAATCGTGTGCAGTCACACCGGCGGCGCGGTGCCGCGGACCCGCCCGCACCGGGTCCGGTACGACGATGTGGTCGCGGAAGTGACGCGGACCGTGGTGGATGCCGCCGAACAGGCGCTCGCGGCGGGCGTGCGGCGGGATGCGATCCTGATCGATCCGACCCACGATTTCGGGAAGAACACCTATCACGGGCTCGAGTTGTTGCGGGCAGTAGACGTTCTCGTAAATACCGGATGGCCAGTGCTGATGGCGCTGAGCAACAAGGATTTTATCGGGGAGACTCTAGGTGTCGGTCTATCCGAACGATTGGAGGGCACATTGGCAGCAACCGCATGGTCCGCCGCCGCGGGCGCCCGGGTCTTCCGCGTCCACGAAGTAGCCGCGACCCGCCGCGTGGTCGACATGATCGCCGCTATCCAGGGCATTCGGCCCCCCGCACGCACCTCGCGAGGTCTGGCATGA
- a CDS encoding long-chain-acyl-CoA synthetase, protein MSETRTTVSLFDLAKSLPRMAFDAPSMLRGAKGMLVSGGSKASVGLYFQRNAHRHPDRLFLRFQGQKFTYREANAEVNRYAHVLADRGVNRGDVVGVLMTNRPETLFVALAVVKLGATVGLLNYNQRDEVLSHSFGLLESVLDVIGEECQEAFDSLAEAPSNVLFSNDLREAARGADDSDPAVCAQVTARERAFLIFTSGTTGLPKASVMTHRRWTQSMSGLGGLGVRLNGGDALYCCLPLYHNNALTVALSSVLAGSATYVLGQKFSASGFWDEIIGEEATAFIYIGELCRYLLNQPAKPADRQHKVRLAVGNGLRPELWDEFKSRFGINRIVEFYGASEAPVAFINAFGVDRTAGFTVLPFTIVEYDEENGAAKRDSDGRLRRVGAGGIGLLLAKVTNRQPFDGYTDQDATESKLVRDAFKDGDAWFDTGDLVRNQGWWHIAFVDRLGDTFRWKGENVATTQVEGALNKYDGIDEAVVFGVDVPGADGKAGMAAITLREDATFDGKALAELAYDQLPGYAVPLFLRVVSELEQTSTFKSRKVDLRKLGYESDSDTELYVLSGRSEGYVPFYDDYPEDVAARRAPK, encoded by the coding sequence GTGAGTGAGACGCGTACGACGGTCAGCCTGTTCGACCTGGCGAAGTCCTTGCCCCGCATGGCTTTCGACGCGCCGTCGATGCTGCGCGGCGCGAAGGGCATGCTGGTCAGCGGCGGCAGCAAGGCCTCGGTCGGCCTGTACTTCCAGCGCAACGCGCACCGGCACCCGGACCGGCTTTTCCTGCGGTTCCAAGGGCAGAAGTTCACCTACCGTGAGGCTAACGCCGAGGTGAACCGGTACGCGCACGTGCTCGCCGACCGCGGTGTCAACCGCGGTGACGTGGTCGGTGTGCTGATGACGAACCGGCCCGAGACCCTGTTCGTGGCGCTGGCCGTGGTCAAGCTCGGCGCCACCGTAGGCCTGCTCAACTACAACCAGCGCGACGAAGTGCTCTCGCACAGCTTCGGCCTGCTGGAGAGCGTGCTCGATGTGATCGGCGAGGAATGCCAGGAGGCCTTCGACTCGCTCGCCGAGGCGCCGTCGAATGTCTTGTTCAGCAACGATCTTCGCGAAGCCGCCCGCGGCGCCGACGATTCCGATCCGGCGGTGTGCGCGCAGGTCACCGCCCGCGAGCGCGCCTTCCTGATCTTCACCTCCGGCACCACCGGCCTGCCCAAGGCCAGTGTGATGACGCACCGGCGCTGGACCCAGTCCATGTCCGGTCTCGGCGGTCTGGGCGTGCGCCTGAACGGCGGTGACGCCCTCTACTGCTGCCTGCCGCTGTACCACAACAACGCGCTCACGGTGGCGCTGTCGTCGGTGCTCGCGGGCAGCGCCACCTACGTCCTCGGCCAGAAATTCTCCGCCTCCGGCTTCTGGGACGAGATCATCGGCGAGGAGGCGACCGCGTTCATCTATATCGGCGAGCTGTGCCGGTATCTGCTGAACCAGCCCGCCAAACCCGCCGACCGGCAGCACAAGGTCCGGCTCGCTGTCGGCAACGGGCTGCGCCCGGAACTGTGGGACGAGTTCAAGAGCCGGTTCGGCATCAACCGCATCGTCGAGTTCTACGGTGCGAGCGAGGCGCCGGTCGCGTTCATCAACGCCTTCGGCGTCGATCGCACCGCCGGATTCACGGTGCTGCCGTTCACGATCGTGGAATACGACGAGGAGAACGGCGCGGCCAAGCGCGACTCGGACGGCCGGCTGCGCCGGGTCGGAGCAGGCGGGATCGGGCTGCTGCTGGCCAAGGTCACCAACCGCCAGCCCTTTGACGGCTACACCGACCAGGACGCGACCGAATCCAAGCTGGTGCGCGACGCGTTCAAAGACGGCGACGCCTGGTTCGACACCGGCGACCTGGTCCGCAATCAGGGCTGGTGGCACATCGCCTTCGTCGACCGGCTCGGCGACACCTTCCGCTGGAAGGGCGAGAACGTGGCCACCACGCAGGTGGAGGGCGCGTTGAACAAGTACGACGGCATCGACGAAGCGGTGGTGTTCGGCGTCGACGTTCCCGGCGCGGACGGCAAGGCGGGCATGGCCGCGATCACCCTGCGCGAGGACGCGACATTCGACGGCAAGGCCCTCGCCGAGCTCGCCTACGACCAGCTGCCCGGCTACGCGGTGCCGCTGTTCCTGCGCGTCGTTTCCGAGCTGGAGCAGACCTCCACCTTCAAGAGCCGCAAGGTCGACCTGCGCAAGCTGGGTTACGAATCGGACTCCGATACCGAGCTGTATGTCTTGTCGGGCCGCTCCGAGGGCTATGTGCCGTTCTACGACGACTACCCGGAGGATGTTGCGGCACGTCGCGCTCCCAAGTAG
- the dapD gene encoding 2,3,4,5-tetrahydropyridine-2,6-dicarboxylate N-succinyltransferase produces MSIQGAAAIGIANVTADGTVLDTWYPSPELGEFAETDTKRLEEAPAEFAALLGFDDARGVDVIAVRTTIADLSAAPVDAHDVYLRLHLLSHRLVKPHEISLDGQFGLLSNVVWTNHGPAAVEGFETVRAKLRARGPVTVYSIDKFPRMVDYVVPSGIRIGDADRVRLGAHLASGTTVMHEGFVNFNAGTLGNSMVEGRISAGVVVGEGSDIGGGASTMGTLSGGGTTIISIGERSLLGANSGLGIPLGDDCVLEAGLYLTAGTKVSTPDGTIVKAATLSGQNNLLFRRNSQTGAVEVVPRKGTGIELNAALHAND; encoded by the coding sequence GTGAGCATTCAGGGAGCAGCAGCAATCGGTATCGCCAACGTGACCGCGGACGGAACCGTCCTGGACACCTGGTACCCGAGTCCGGAACTGGGCGAGTTCGCCGAGACCGACACCAAGCGCCTGGAGGAGGCGCCTGCGGAGTTCGCGGCGCTGCTCGGTTTCGACGACGCCCGCGGTGTCGATGTGATCGCGGTGCGCACCACCATCGCGGACCTGTCCGCCGCGCCGGTCGACGCGCACGACGTCTACCTGCGCCTGCACCTGCTCTCACATCGCCTGGTCAAGCCGCACGAGATCAGCCTGGACGGCCAGTTCGGCCTGCTCAGCAATGTGGTGTGGACCAACCACGGCCCGGCCGCCGTCGAAGGTTTCGAGACTGTGCGCGCCAAGCTGCGCGCCCGCGGCCCGGTCACCGTCTACAGCATCGACAAGTTCCCGCGCATGGTCGATTACGTGGTCCCCTCCGGCATCCGCATCGGTGACGCCGACCGCGTCCGCCTCGGCGCCCACCTGGCCTCGGGCACCACCGTCATGCACGAGGGTTTCGTGAACTTCAACGCCGGCACCCTCGGCAACTCCATGGTCGAAGGCCGCATCTCGGCCGGCGTCGTGGTCGGCGAAGGCTCCGACATCGGCGGCGGCGCCTCCACCATGGGCACCCTCTCCGGCGGCGGCACCACGATCATCTCCATCGGCGAGCGCTCGCTGCTCGGCGCCAACTCCGGCCTCGGCATCCCGCTCGGCGACGACTGCGTTCTCGAAGCCGGCCTCTACCTCACCGCGGGCACCAAGGTCAGCACCCCCGACGGCACCATCGTCAAGGCAGCCACCCTGAGCGGCCAGAACAACCTCCTCTTCCGCCGCAACTCCCAAACCGGCGCCGTCGAGGTCGTCCCCCGCAAGGGCACCGGCATCGAACTCAACGCCGCACTGCACGCCAACGACTGA
- the dapE gene encoding succinyl-diaminopimelate desuccinylase has translation MNLDLSADPIALTAALVDIPSVSLDEKVIADAVEQALREQTSGFEVLRHGNVVLARTNRGLPARVILAGHLDTVPIADNVPSRFEQDAAGEQVLYGCGTVDMKSGDAVFLHLAATIADPVHDLTLIFYDGEEIAAKHNGLGHIERELPEWLEGDLAILGEPSGGWIEAGCQGTMRARLSTAGVRAHSARAWKGDNAIHRLAPILQRLAEYQAREVDIDGCVYREGLSAVRVAGGVAGNVIPDAAEVDVNFRFAPDRSVEQAVEHVREVFDGLELSFEVTDSAPGALPGLTAPAAKGLIDSVNSHGGGGVRAKYGWTDVSRFAARGIPAVNFGPGDPNLAHKRDEHCPTAQITAVTAMLRTYLTGS, from the coding sequence GTGAACCTCGACCTGTCTGCCGATCCCATCGCGCTCACCGCGGCCCTTGTCGATATCCCCAGTGTTTCGCTGGATGAGAAGGTCATCGCCGATGCGGTCGAGCAGGCATTGCGGGAGCAGACGAGCGGGTTCGAGGTGCTGCGGCACGGGAATGTAGTGCTGGCGCGGACGAATCGGGGGCTGCCGGCGCGGGTGATTCTGGCGGGGCATCTGGATACCGTCCCGATCGCCGACAATGTGCCGAGCCGGTTCGAGCAGGACGCGGCGGGGGAGCAGGTGCTGTACGGGTGCGGCACCGTCGATATGAAGTCGGGGGACGCGGTGTTCCTGCACCTGGCCGCGACCATCGCCGACCCGGTGCACGATCTGACGCTGATCTTCTACGACGGCGAGGAGATCGCGGCCAAGCACAACGGCCTCGGGCACATCGAACGGGAGCTGCCGGAATGGCTGGAAGGTGATCTGGCGATCCTCGGCGAACCGTCCGGCGGCTGGATCGAGGCGGGTTGCCAGGGCACGATGCGGGCTCGGTTGAGTACTGCGGGCGTCCGGGCGCATTCGGCGCGAGCGTGGAAGGGCGACAACGCGATTCACCGGCTCGCCCCGATCCTGCAGCGCCTCGCTGAATATCAGGCGCGGGAGGTCGACATCGATGGCTGTGTCTATCGAGAGGGTTTGTCCGCGGTGCGCGTCGCCGGTGGGGTAGCGGGCAATGTCATCCCGGACGCCGCCGAGGTGGACGTGAATTTCCGCTTCGCCCCGGACCGTTCGGTCGAACAGGCCGTCGAGCATGTGCGCGAGGTCTTCGACGGCCTCGAGCTGAGCTTCGAGGTCACCGACTCCGCCCCGGGCGCGCTGCCCGGCCTCACCGCCCCCGCCGCCAAGGGCCTGATCGACTCGGTCAACAGCCATGGCGGCGGCGGTGTGCGCGCCAAGTACGGCTGGACCGACGTGTCCCGCTTCGCCGCCCGCGGCATCCCCGCCGTCAACTTCGGTCCGGGCGACCCCAACCTCGCCCACAAGCGCGACGAGCACTGCCCGACCGCGCAGATCACCGCCGTCACCGCCATGCTGCGGACCTACCTGACCGGCTCCTAG
- a CDS encoding acyl-CoA synthetase — translation MLLRSLNPLAVAAGADIPDAVTIAGVTLSRSDLLGAATSVAERISRAERVAVLAEPTATTVLAVVGCLIAGVTVVPVPPDSGSAELAHILTDSGAQAWLGAVPEGTGLPVVPVRVHARSWHTYPEPDPATTAFVLYTSGTTGPPKGVVLSRGAIAAGLDALADAWAWTPNDVLVHGLPLFHVHGLILGLLGPLRVGSPLIHTGKPTPQAYAAARGTLYFGVPTVWSRIAEDVDAAKQLAHARLLVSGSAPLPVPVFEKLRELIGHAPVERYGMSETMITLSTRADGERRPGWVGTPVAGVQTRLRDEAGNDFPHDGESIGGLQVSGPMLFDGYLNRPDATAESWTPDGWFKTGDVAAIDPAGFHRIVGRESVDLIKSGGYRIGAGEIETALLGHPAVAEAAVVGVPDPDLGQRIIAFVVLRDPASDSIDQQLITYVAEQLSVHKRPREIRVVDSLPRNAMGKVQKKLLGD, via the coding sequence TTGTTGCTTCGTTCACTGAATCCGCTCGCTGTCGCCGCGGGGGCGGATATCCCTGACGCGGTCACCATCGCGGGGGTGACGTTGTCGCGCAGTGACCTACTCGGCGCGGCGACCTCGGTGGCCGAGCGGATCTCGCGCGCGGAACGGGTTGCGGTGCTGGCCGAACCGACCGCGACGACGGTGCTCGCGGTGGTGGGCTGCCTGATCGCGGGCGTGACCGTGGTGCCGGTTCCGCCGGATTCCGGGAGCGCCGAGCTCGCGCACATCCTGACGGATTCGGGTGCCCAAGCGTGGCTGGGGGCGGTCCCGGAGGGCACGGGCCTGCCGGTGGTGCCGGTGCGGGTGCACGCCCGATCCTGGCATACCTATCCCGAACCTGACCCGGCCACAACGGCTTTCGTGCTCTACACCTCCGGGACGACCGGCCCGCCGAAGGGCGTCGTGCTCAGCCGCGGGGCCATCGCCGCCGGGTTGGACGCGCTCGCCGATGCGTGGGCCTGGACGCCGAATGATGTTCTTGTGCACGGGCTTCCGCTGTTCCACGTGCACGGCCTGATCCTCGGGCTGCTCGGCCCGCTGCGGGTGGGCAGTCCGCTGATCCACACCGGCAAACCCACTCCGCAGGCGTATGCCGCCGCCCGCGGCACGCTGTACTTCGGAGTGCCTACGGTGTGGTCGCGCATCGCCGAAGACGTCGATGCCGCAAAGCAATTGGCCCACGCCCGCCTGCTCGTTTCGGGCAGCGCGCCCCTGCCGGTCCCGGTCTTCGAGAAGCTGCGCGAGCTCATCGGCCACGCCCCGGTCGAGCGCTACGGCATGAGCGAAACCATGATCACCCTGTCCACCCGTGCCGACGGCGAACGCCGCCCCGGCTGGGTCGGCACCCCCGTCGCGGGCGTCCAGACCCGGCTCCGTGACGAGGCGGGCAACGACTTCCCGCACGACGGCGAAAGCATTGGCGGCCTCCAGGTTTCGGGCCCCATGCTCTTCGACGGCTACCTCAACCGCCCCGACGCCACCGCTGAAAGCTGGACCCCCGACGGCTGGTTCAAAACCGGCGACGTCGCCGCCATCGACCCCGCGGGTTTCCATCGCATCGTCGGCCGCGAATCGGTAGACCTCATCAAGTCCGGCGGCTACCGCATCGGCGCGGGCGAAATCGAAACCGCCCTCCTCGGCCACCCCGCAGTCGCCGAAGCCGCAGTCGTCGGCGTCCCCGACCCCGACCTCGGCCAGCGCATCATCGCCTTCGTCGTCCTGCGCGATCCCGCCTCCGATTCCATCGACCAACAGCTGATCACCTATGTGGCCGAACAGCTTTCGGTACACAAGCGCCCCCGCGAAATCCGCGTCGTGGATTCACTGCCCCGCAACGCCATGGGCAAGGTGCAGAAGAAGCTGCTCGGGGATTGA
- a CDS encoding TIGR00730 family Rossman fold protein, translating into MVSEPVVQPYSVCVYCSASTADTDYLTLAAQVGTEIAGRGWQLVSGGGHVSMMGAVATAARAGGANTVGVIPKHLVHKEVADTDADELVVTDTMRQRKQIMEDRADAFLTLPGGIGTLEEFFETWTGGYLGQHDKPVVLLDPNGFYRGLFDWIDELYNRKFVPQPALDRITVANTLEEAFAALRP; encoded by the coding sequence GTGGTGAGTGAACCTGTGGTGCAGCCTTATTCGGTGTGCGTGTATTGCTCGGCGAGCACGGCCGACACCGATTACCTGACCCTCGCTGCCCAGGTCGGTACCGAGATCGCTGGCCGTGGTTGGCAATTGGTGTCGGGCGGCGGGCACGTGTCGATGATGGGCGCGGTCGCCACCGCCGCCCGGGCCGGTGGCGCGAACACCGTCGGCGTCATCCCGAAACACCTGGTGCACAAGGAAGTCGCCGACACCGACGCCGACGAACTGGTCGTCACCGACACGATGCGACAGCGCAAGCAGATCATGGAGGACCGCGCCGACGCCTTCCTCACTTTGCCCGGCGGTATCGGCACGCTGGAGGAATTCTTCGAAACCTGGACCGGCGGATACCTCGGGCAGCACGACAAGCCGGTGGTGCTGCTGGACCCGAATGGCTTCTACCGCGGCCTGTTCGACTGGATCGACGAGTTGTACAACCGAAAGTTCGTGCCGCAACCGGCTTTGGATCGGATCACAGTGGCTAACACCTTGGAAGAGGCCTTCGCGGCTTTGCGACCCTGA
- a CDS encoding TetR/AcrR family transcriptional regulator produces the protein MARLTKLLSLVRSTGPEDRNQARVLDAALMAFLDFGIKRTSMVEVARRCGLSLATLYRRFASKSDLIQAVALRQTRDFIDEVDAVLQRQVDRDASAEDQIVELFAAFLTGLRENKLVHRLLATEPEFVLPFLTTQGAPIIELGRDYLAEFVTRLQAEGKLPEYDPAPLAEMIARTAISLALTPQTVIPLGDDAAIRQFARDHVVVSFRVPS, from the coding sequence ATGGCGAGGCTGACCAAGTTGCTGTCGCTGGTGCGCAGCACCGGCCCCGAGGATCGCAATCAAGCGCGCGTGCTCGACGCGGCGCTGATGGCGTTCCTCGACTTCGGAATCAAACGCACCAGCATGGTCGAGGTGGCCCGGCGCTGTGGGCTGTCCCTCGCGACGCTGTACCGGCGCTTCGCCAGCAAATCCGATCTGATCCAGGCGGTCGCACTGCGGCAGACCCGCGACTTCATCGACGAGGTGGACGCCGTCCTGCAGCGCCAGGTCGACCGCGACGCCAGCGCCGAGGACCAGATCGTCGAACTGTTCGCCGCCTTCCTCACCGGCCTGCGCGAGAACAAGCTGGTGCACCGATTGCTCGCCACCGAACCGGAATTCGTGCTGCCCTTCCTCACCACGCAGGGTGCGCCGATCATCGAGCTGGGTCGCGACTATCTCGCCGAGTTCGTCACCCGGCTGCAGGCGGAAGGCAAACTGCCGGAATACGATCCGGCGCCGCTGGCCGAAATGATCGCGCGCACGGCGATTTCGCTGGCGCTCACGCCGCAGACGGTGATCCCGCTCGGTGACGACGCCGCGATCCGGCAGTTCGCCCGCGACCATGTGGTGGTGTCGTTCCGGGTGCCGAGCTAG